A window from Deinococcus misasensis DSM 22328 encodes these proteins:
- a CDS encoding DUF3208 family protein, with product MDEPLNHNRMAIRLLQGYLWYPKSDPIDLSQHLPETLAEASLLWDEMQAPFAFFENGELTSSQHFFQFTALRIYEGQPSNEELHEHAERLSVALNPLLNSTPAGVGWQLWEDLRPL from the coding sequence GTGGATGAACCGCTGAACCACAACCGCATGGCCATCCGGTTGCTGCAAGGTTACCTCTGGTACCCCAAAAGCGACCCGATTGACCTGTCCCAGCACCTCCCCGAGACCCTCGCAGAGGCCAGTTTGCTGTGGGATGAAATGCAGGCCCCGTTTGCTTTCTTTGAAAACGGCGAGCTGACCTCCAGCCAGCATTTCTTCCAGTTCACGGCCCTCAGGATCTACGAAGGGCAGCCTTCCAACGAAGAACTGCACGAACACGCAGAACGCCTGAGCGTGGCACTGAACCCCCTCCTGAACAGCACCCCCGCAGGTGTGGGGTGGCAACTCTGGGAAGACCTCAGACCCCTTTAA
- a CDS encoding gamma carbonic anhydrase family protein yields the protein MPFYQLSSEVPKVARTAFVAPSADVIGKVTVHEGASIWFGAVLRGDVEPITIHAGSNVQDGAVLHSDPGFPCVVHENVTIGHRAIIHGATLHEGSLVGMGATMLNGSSLGKGAMLAAGALLREGHHVPDGMLAVGVPAKVIKEAPAAQNAARYQENARRYQQSCQQVFEVPEP from the coding sequence CCGAAGGTGGCCCGCACCGCTTTTGTTGCACCGAGTGCAGATGTGATTGGCAAAGTCACGGTGCATGAGGGGGCCAGCATCTGGTTTGGTGCCGTTCTGCGTGGCGATGTGGAACCCATCACCATCCACGCAGGCAGCAATGTGCAAGATGGTGCAGTTCTTCACAGCGACCCCGGTTTTCCCTGTGTGGTTCATGAAAATGTGACCATCGGGCACAGGGCCATCATCCACGGGGCCACCCTGCACGAAGGGTCTCTGGTGGGCATGGGGGCCACCATGCTCAACGGTTCCAGTCTGGGCAAAGGGGCCATGCTGGCTGCCGGAGCTTTGCTGCGCGAGGGGCATCACGTCCCAGATGGTATGCTGGCTGTTGGCGTACCCGCAAAAGTCATCAAAGAGGCACCAGCCGCTCAAAATGCAGCCCGCTATCAGGAGAATGCCCGCCGTTACCAGCAGTCCTGCCAGCAGGTTTTCGAGGTGCCCGAGCCATGA
- a CDS encoding DHH family phosphoesterase yields the protein MTSVRLESQVEYFARLQEIADFFKQNTLPVALASHIDPDGDAIGSCLGLQRALRKMGKTAQTYATVPQYLQFLTTEENDVLPPVEHLPEGSIVVVLDVDNNDQNRVEGIRLEHFSGFVVNIDHHGTNKRNSDINLVWPSHAATAQIITDLIELLGVEWDADLANPLLTGIITDTGSFKFSNTTPEVLMAASKLIAGGGNVSFVNESLAQHPKRYYQLLVLVLQSMRYELNDLCVTAHVSSSMLESVGASWEDVESYVGMIRSAQGTELAVMFKDYGTHIKISARSRGKASAQNIAVACGGGGHYAAAGATLHLPFEEAYDKVLEEARKELDRVGL from the coding sequence ATGACCAGCGTCCGCCTTGAAAGCCAAGTGGAATACTTTGCCAGACTGCAAGAAATTGCTGATTTTTTCAAACAGAACACCCTGCCTGTGGCCCTCGCCTCACACATTGACCCGGATGGAGATGCCATCGGTTCCTGCCTCGGGCTGCAAAGGGCATTGCGCAAGATGGGCAAAACCGCCCAGACCTACGCCACCGTGCCCCAGTACCTGCAATTCCTGACCACCGAAGAAAACGACGTTCTTCCCCCTGTGGAGCACCTCCCTGAGGGCAGCATCGTGGTGGTGCTGGATGTGGACAACAACGACCAGAACCGGGTGGAAGGCATCCGTCTGGAGCACTTCTCGGGGTTTGTGGTCAACATTGACCACCACGGCACCAACAAGCGGAACAGCGACATCAATCTGGTGTGGCCTTCCCATGCCGCCACCGCCCAGATCATCACCGATCTGATTGAACTGCTCGGGGTGGAGTGGGACGCAGACCTCGCCAACCCCCTCTTGACCGGCATCATCACCGACACCGGTTCGTTCAAGTTCTCCAACACCACCCCAGAGGTGCTGATGGCGGCCTCCAAATTGATTGCTGGAGGGGGCAATGTGAGTTTCGTCAATGAGAGCCTCGCACAGCATCCCAAGCGGTACTATCAGCTTCTGGTGCTGGTCTTGCAATCCATGCGTTACGAACTGAACGACCTGTGCGTGACCGCCCATGTGAGCAGCAGCATGCTGGAAAGCGTGGGGGCAAGCTGGGAAGATGTGGAGTCTTATGTGGGCATGATCCGCAGCGCACAGGGCACCGAACTGGCGGTCATGTTCAAAGATTACGGCACCCACATCAAGATCAGCGCCCGTTCCAGAGGCAAAGCCAGCGCCCAGAACATTGCGGTGGCTTGTGGCGGAGGCGGCCACTACGCTGCTGCAGGTGCCACCCTGCACTTGCCTTTCGAGGAAGCCTACGACAAGGTGCTTGAAGAGGCCCGCAAAGAACTGGATCGGGTCGGGCTTTAA
- the efp gene encoding elongation factor P, which produces MISVTELRNGTKVEMDGQLWECLDYSHLKMGRGGAKVVTKFRNMETGSIVDRTFNSGEKLQDIFVESRSMQFLYQDGDDYLFMDMETFDQVSLPVVLAGDQSKFLVENMQVDVQMYREKPLKIELPNQVVLEVVETDPGVRGDTVSGGTKPAKLSSGATIQVPLFVETGNKLKVDTRDGGKYLGRA; this is translated from the coding sequence ATGATCAGCGTAACAGAATTGCGGAACGGCACAAAAGTCGAGATGGACGGACAGCTCTGGGAATGCCTGGATTACTCTCACCTGAAGATGGGTCGCGGTGGCGCCAAAGTGGTCACCAAGTTCCGCAACATGGAAACCGGTTCGATCGTGGACCGCACCTTCAACAGCGGTGAAAAACTGCAGGACATCTTCGTGGAGAGCCGCAGCATGCAGTTCCTGTATCAGGACGGCGACGACTACCTCTTCATGGACATGGAAACCTTTGATCAGGTCAGCCTTCCTGTGGTGCTCGCTGGCGACCAGAGCAAGTTCCTTGTGGAAAACATGCAAGTGGATGTCCAGATGTACAGAGAGAAACCCCTGAAGATCGAACTGCCCAACCAAGTGGTGCTGGAAGTTGTGGAAACCGATCCCGGCGTGCGTGGCGACACCGTCTCTGGTGGCACCAAGCCCGCCAAACTGAGCAGCGGAGCCACCATTCAGGTGCCCCTGTTCGTGGAGACCGGCAACAAACTGAAAGTCGACACCCGAGACGGCGGCAAGTACCTGGGACGGGCATAA
- a CDS encoding ADP-ribosylglycohydrolase family protein yields the protein MQERIHGLLLGMAVGDALGLPYENLSAKQALALGPPEQMRFWRGRGMVSDDTELALLTVEALLKSSGDTRHFQKVLKRSLIGWGARVPFGAGQATLQAIVRLSLGFSPERSGVHSAGSGPLTRSLPLGLLVTDPQRLRLLVRASTRITHTDIRAERAALVMAVAARFVLEYKNIQLASFLEELPHWIPEEEDHELWGKMALLSHSLELSEDTHTFAQHLGMKQGVKGYVYDILPVVLHAWFSFPNRYKEAVQSVISLGGDTDTMAALVGGLVGIRVSADGIPPEWVQQLWEPLYSPAHLEWFSAILEENRSQDLKRFSPTLQFMRQWTFNGLVMGHVLRRMLWVFQRSPKG from the coding sequence ATGCAAGAGCGCATTCACGGTTTGCTGCTGGGAATGGCCGTGGGTGATGCCTTGGGTCTTCCCTATGAAAACCTGTCTGCCAAACAGGCCCTTGCTCTGGGGCCACCAGAGCAGATGCGTTTCTGGCGAGGCCGTGGCATGGTCTCCGATGACACCGAACTGGCTTTGCTGACGGTGGAGGCTTTGCTGAAATCTTCAGGGGACACCAGACACTTTCAAAAGGTGCTCAAACGAAGCCTGATTGGATGGGGAGCACGTGTGCCTTTCGGGGCAGGTCAGGCCACCTTGCAAGCCATTGTTCGGCTTTCTCTGGGCTTCTCACCCGAGCGCAGTGGTGTGCATTCAGCAGGCAGCGGCCCCCTGACGCGCAGCTTGCCCCTGGGGTTGCTGGTCACCGATCCACAACGTTTGCGTTTGCTGGTGCGGGCTTCCACCCGCATCACCCACACGGACATCCGGGCAGAGCGGGCAGCTCTGGTGATGGCGGTGGCCGCCCGCTTCGTGCTGGAATACAAAAACATCCAACTGGCTTCTTTTCTGGAGGAATTGCCCCACTGGATTCCAGAAGAGGAAGACCATGAATTGTGGGGCAAAATGGCCCTGCTGTCCCACAGCTTGGAGTTGTCCGAGGACACCCACACCTTTGCTCAACATCTGGGCATGAAGCAGGGGGTCAAAGGCTATGTGTATGACATCTTGCCTGTGGTGTTGCATGCCTGGTTTTCCTTTCCCAACCGGTACAAGGAGGCCGTCCAGAGCGTCATCTCCTTGGGAGGAGACACCGACACCATGGCTGCTCTGGTGGGCGGCTTGGTGGGCATCCGGGTCAGCGCAGATGGCATTCCACCCGAGTGGGTACAGCAGTTGTGGGAGCCCCTGTACAGCCCTGCCCATCTGGAATGGTTCTCTGCCATTCTGGAAGAGAACCGTTCGCAGGACCTGAAGCGCTTTTCTCCAACCCTGCAATTCATGCGTCAATGGACCTTCAATGGTTTGGTGATGGGTCATGTGTTGCGCAGGATGCTCTGGGTGTTCCAGAGGTCCCCAAAGGGATAA
- the accC gene encoding acetyl-CoA carboxylase biotin carboxylase subunit, protein MDQPPFKKILIANRGEIALRVIRTCKEMGIKTVVVYSQPDEGSLPVLLADESVCVGPAASKDSYLNIPNILSAALITGAEAIHPGYGFMAENPDFAEMCRDHGIVFIGPTPESMRALGSKAGGREIASNSGVPTVPGTGVLETVDEALLAAKQIGYPVLLKASAGGGGRGQKVVRTQEELKTLFNQAQEEARLYFGDEAIIMEKFLEEFRHVEVQVLGDGQGNVIHIGERDCSIQRRNQKLIEEAPSTLPDSLRQEILAAGVRLAKYVNYAGAGTLEFIVDTNGHYYFMEMNTRIQVEHCVSEMISQLDFIKEMILIAAGNPLRIKQEEVKLYGHAIECRINAEDPSKDFRPSAGKITNLHVAGGPGVRFDSHAYAGYQIPPHYDSLVGKLIVWAPTRQEAISRMKRALEETIVDGIKTTIPLYIKIMDNPYYKRGAVLTNFLKTRME, encoded by the coding sequence ATGGATCAACCTCCCTTCAAAAAAATCCTGATTGCCAACCGGGGCGAGATCGCCCTGCGCGTGATCCGCACCTGCAAAGAAATGGGCATCAAGACCGTGGTGGTCTACAGCCAGCCCGACGAAGGCAGCCTGCCTGTCTTGCTGGCAGATGAATCCGTGTGCGTGGGACCCGCTGCCTCCAAAGACAGCTACCTGAACATTCCCAACATCCTGTCTGCTGCCCTGATCACCGGAGCCGAAGCCATCCACCCCGGTTACGGTTTCATGGCCGAAAACCCCGACTTCGCAGAAATGTGCCGCGACCACGGCATTGTGTTCATTGGCCCCACCCCTGAGAGCATGCGTGCTCTGGGCTCCAAAGCCGGTGGCCGTGAAATTGCATCCAACAGCGGTGTGCCCACCGTCCCCGGAACCGGCGTGCTGGAAACCGTCGATGAGGCCCTCCTTGCTGCCAAGCAAATTGGTTACCCGGTCCTCCTGAAAGCCAGTGCCGGAGGTGGAGGCCGTGGCCAGAAGGTCGTGCGCACCCAGGAAGAACTGAAAACCCTGTTCAATCAGGCACAGGAAGAGGCCCGCCTGTACTTCGGGGATGAAGCCATCATCATGGAAAAATTCCTTGAGGAGTTCCGGCACGTCGAGGTGCAGGTGCTCGGGGATGGACAGGGCAACGTGATCCACATCGGAGAACGGGACTGCTCGATCCAGAGGCGCAACCAGAAGCTGATCGAAGAGGCCCCCTCCACCCTGCCCGATTCCCTGCGTCAGGAGATTCTGGCTGCCGGTGTGCGTCTGGCCAAGTATGTGAATTACGCGGGTGCAGGCACCCTGGAGTTCATTGTGGACACCAACGGCCACTACTACTTCATGGAGATGAACACCCGCATTCAGGTGGAGCACTGCGTTTCCGAGATGATCTCCCAACTGGATTTCATCAAAGAGATGATCCTGATTGCTGCTGGAAACCCCCTGCGCATCAAACAGGAAGAGGTCAAACTTTACGGCCACGCCATCGAGTGCCGCATCAATGCCGAAGACCCCTCCAAAGACTTCCGCCCGAGTGCAGGCAAAATCACCAACCTGCATGTGGCCGGAGGTCCCGGTGTGCGTTTCGATTCCCATGCTTACGCTGGATACCAGATTCCGCCCCACTACGACAGTCTGGTGGGCAAACTGATCGTGTGGGCCCCCACCCGTCAGGAAGCCATTTCCCGCATGAAGCGCGCTCTGGAAGAAACCATTGTGGATGGCATCAAGACCACCATCCCCCTGTACATCAAAATCATGGACAACCCTTACTACAAACGTGGGGCAGTCCTCACCAACTTCCTGAAAACCCGCATGGAGTAA
- the accB gene encoding acetyl-CoA carboxylase biotin carboxyl carrier protein translates to MDPRDLKKILDALSDAEFSEFSLKTSEYEISLKRGAEQVLVQAPVQTVAAPQPVVVQQPAVQAPVVQSAPAAQPVAESAPAAQAAPAEDTSKLVPVKAPIVGTFYSSSSPDATPYVQVGDRVQVGQVLCIVEAMKLMNEIESEVAGIVRKILVNNAQPVEYGQDLFLIEPA, encoded by the coding sequence ATGGACCCCCGAGATCTCAAGAAAATCCTGGATGCGCTTTCAGATGCCGAATTTTCCGAATTCAGCCTGAAAACCAGTGAGTACGAGATTTCGCTGAAACGTGGAGCCGAACAGGTGTTGGTGCAGGCTCCAGTGCAAACCGTGGCTGCCCCTCAGCCTGTGGTCGTCCAGCAACCTGCTGTGCAGGCCCCTGTGGTCCAGAGTGCTCCCGCAGCTCAACCTGTGGCTGAAAGTGCACCTGCAGCCCAGGCTGCCCCTGCAGAAGACACCAGCAAACTGGTGCCTGTGAAAGCCCCCATCGTGGGCACCTTCTACAGCTCCTCCTCCCCTGACGCCACTCCTTACGTGCAGGTCGGGGACCGTGTGCAAGTGGGTCAGGTCCTGTGCATCGTGGAAGCCATGAAACTGATGAACGAGATCGAGTCGGAAGTGGCTGGCATCGTGCGCAAGATTCTGGTGAACAACGCCCAACCCGTCGAGTACGGTCAGGACCTGTTCCTGATTGAACCTGCCTGA
- a CDS encoding HAD family hydrolase: protein MTHTISFDLDGVLIQNPFSRGVVPFLARHVHQQSGQTGDFDAFWQMFRKHLNRGFSARVMAGRHVEAFDWDGITREVALNFGVHDIPDVSGIVKEHCTPEYIHLLPNAREGLERLQQAGFRLIVATNGYSKYQVPVLEALNILDFFEEVRAPETHGYAKPQPEFLQGVDLHIGDKLCHDILGANRAGIQSIWIHPEARPIETALEEEDLRRFFRDALPEECTPTAVARDPLEAAEKALELLK from the coding sequence ATGACACACACCATCAGCTTTGATCTGGACGGGGTCCTGATCCAGAATCCTTTTTCCAGAGGGGTGGTGCCTTTTCTGGCCCGCCATGTGCATCAACAGTCTGGTCAGACCGGTGATTTTGATGCCTTCTGGCAGATGTTCCGCAAGCACCTCAATCGGGGTTTCTCTGCCAGAGTGATGGCTGGACGGCATGTGGAAGCCTTCGATTGGGACGGCATCACCCGCGAGGTGGCCCTGAATTTTGGCGTGCACGACATCCCGGATGTTTCAGGCATCGTGAAAGAGCACTGCACCCCCGAGTACATCCACCTCCTGCCCAACGCCAGAGAGGGTCTGGAACGTTTGCAGCAAGCAGGTTTTCGCCTGATCGTGGCCACCAATGGCTACTCGAAATATCAGGTTCCTGTGCTGGAAGCCCTGAACATTCTGGACTTCTTCGAGGAGGTCCGTGCCCCTGAAACCCATGGGTACGCCAAACCCCAACCCGAGTTCCTGCAAGGGGTGGACCTGCACATCGGAGACAAACTGTGCCACGACATCCTCGGGGCCAACCGTGCAGGCATCCAGAGCATCTGGATTCACCCGGAAGCCCGGCCCATTGAAACGGCTCTGGAAGAAGAAGACCTGCGCCGCTTTTTCAGGGATGCCCTCCCAGAGGAATGCACCCCCACAGCGGTGGCCAGAGATCCTCTGGAAGCCGCAGAGAAAGCTCTGGAATTGCTGAAGTAA
- a CDS encoding HAD family hydrolase gives MKAITFDWGGVFTQNTFDGRSTGRIAERYNLDVEKVRAVYFAHVHQLELGKWTLETFFENLMQEVGFTAPLEEIIELYLGSVYENPPMYDFLPTIPAEFKVGLLSNNYPVLSDRLKADPRWARFDAMVYSNEIGFKKPSPESFHALVEATGVPAQDSVFIDDVEENLVAARALGFSTILYHYAEHDRFLKELEAWMNR, from the coding sequence ATGAAAGCAATCACCTTTGACTGGGGTGGCGTCTTCACCCAGAACACTTTTGATGGCCGTTCCACTGGCCGCATCGCTGAACGCTACAACCTCGATGTCGAAAAAGTCCGTGCAGTGTACTTTGCCCACGTGCATCAACTTGAGCTGGGCAAATGGACCCTTGAGACCTTCTTTGAGAACCTGATGCAGGAAGTGGGATTTACTGCTCCCCTCGAAGAAATCATCGAGTTGTATCTGGGCAGTGTCTACGAAAACCCACCCATGTATGACTTTTTGCCCACCATTCCCGCAGAATTCAAAGTGGGCCTCCTCAGCAACAATTACCCGGTCCTCAGCGACCGACTGAAAGCCGACCCCCGCTGGGCCCGTTTCGATGCCATGGTGTACAGCAACGAAATTGGCTTCAAAAAACCCAGCCCAGAGTCCTTCCACGCCCTCGTAGAGGCCACAGGCGTCCCTGCTCAGGACAGCGTCTTCATTGACGATGTGGAGGAGAACCTTGTGGCGGCCCGTGCTCTGGGATTCAGCACCATCCTGTATCATTACGCTGAGCATGACCGTTTTCTCAAGGAACTCGAAGCGTGGATGAACCGCTGA
- the coaE gene encoding dephospho-CoA kinase (Dephospho-CoA kinase (CoaE) performs the final step in coenzyme A biosynthesis.): MKRIGLTGSIGSGKSTVARMLSQRGIPVLDADQVAREVSRDPQTLAEVSKAFGPEYITQEGLNRPKVAALVFQNPQARETLNSIIHPRVRARMLELEQNLNSPVVVQDIPLLFEGGLDHTMDATIVVDAPLEQRIERVMVRDGLTREQILARDHTQMPASEKRKRATFVIQNEASLERVEAQLEYILDELGWPFSEA, encoded by the coding sequence ATGAAACGCATTGGCCTGACCGGCAGCATTGGCAGTGGGAAAAGCACGGTGGCCCGCATGCTCTCCCAGAGGGGCATTCCGGTGCTGGACGCCGATCAGGTGGCCCGTGAGGTGTCACGGGATCCGCAGACCCTTGCAGAGGTCAGCAAAGCGTTTGGCCCCGAGTACATCACGCAAGAGGGTCTCAACCGCCCAAAAGTCGCAGCGTTGGTCTTTCAGAATCCTCAGGCCAGAGAAACCCTGAACAGCATCATCCATCCGAGGGTGCGGGCCAGAATGCTGGAACTGGAACAAAACCTGAACAGTCCTGTGGTGGTGCAGGACATCCCTTTGCTCTTTGAAGGGGGATTGGACCACACCATGGACGCCACCATTGTGGTGGATGCCCCTCTGGAGCAACGCATTGAGCGCGTGATGGTCCGGGATGGCCTGACCCGAGAGCAGATTCTGGCCCGTGACCACACCCAGATGCCCGCTTCAGAGAAACGCAAAAGGGCCACCTTTGTCATTCAGAACGAGGCTTCTCTGGAAAGGGTGGAAGCCCAGCTGGAATACATTCTGGATGAATTGGGTTGGCCCTTTTCTGAAGCCTGA